The following are encoded together in the Oreochromis aureus strain Israel breed Guangdong linkage group 18, ZZ_aureus, whole genome shotgun sequence genome:
- the LOC116316971 gene encoding histamine H3 receptor-like, whose translation MSEEQTDSNSTGYYFGNASTRVQSSFVFSGPMIVILMVMMVTLVVVIVLGNALVILAFKVDKSLRRQCNYYFLNLAISDFLVGAFCIPVYIPYILTGRWTLGRGLCKLWLVMDYLLCSASVFSIVLISYDRFLSVTRAVSYRARQSMTHQAIIKMTAVWVLAFVLYGPAIIFWELVVGISHVPKDECFADFYYSWYFLLSASMLEFFSPFISVAFFNLSIYLSIRRRRLHSREAQLHLQASEPASAQGEGIPLSHNWGFGIKLAVRGSINSQTSSPGLGKLDASNSRAAHPSRLSRDKKIAKSLAIIVCVFAICWAPYTLLMIIRAACRGQCIQHHWYEVTFWLLWLNSAINPFLYPLCHSSFRRAFSKILCPKRHTTPPSSVLRTGQ comes from the exons ATGTCGGAGGAGCAAACTGATTCCAACTCCACAGGGTACTATTTTGGCAATGCCTCCACTAGAGTCCAGAGCAGCTTCGTTTTCTCGGGACCCATGATTGTCATTTTAATGGTGATGATGGTGACTTTGGTTGTTGTGATAGTTTTGGGCAACGCGCTCGTCATCTTGGCATTTAAAGTGGACAAGAGTTTGAGGAGACAGTGCAATTACTACTTCCTGAATCTAGCAATATCTGATTTTCTTGTAG GGGCATTTTGCATCCCGGTGTACATCCCCTACATCCTCACAGGCAGGTGGACGCTGGGTCGAGGACTGTGTAAGCTGTGGCTGGTCATGGACTACCTGCTTTGTTCCGCGTCTGTCTTCAGCATTGTTCTCATCAGCTACGACCGCTTCCTGTCAGTCACCAGAGCA GTAAGCTACCGTGCCAGACAGAGCATGACTCATCAAGCCATAATCAAGATGACTGCAGTCTGGGTGCTAGCCTTCGTCCTCTATGGCCCTGCTATCATATTCTGGGAGCTGGTGGTGGGCATAAGCCACGTGCCAAAGGATGAGTGCTTCGCAGATTTCTATTACTCTTGGTATTTCCTGCTGAGTGCCTCTATGCTggagtttttttctcctttcatcTCTGTGGCTTTCTTCAACCTCAGCATTTACCTCAGTATACGCAGAAGGAGGCTGCACAGCAGGGAGGCTCAGCTTCACCTTCAAGCAAGTGAACCCGCCTCTGCCCAGGGGGAAGGTATCCCCCTGTCCCACAATTGGGGGTTTGGGATAAAACTGGCTGTAAGAGGCTCTATCAACTCCCAGACATCCTCTCCTGGTTTGGGTAAGCTAGATGCCTCAAACAGCAGGGCAGCCCATCCTAGCCGTCTATCCAGGGATAAGAAAATTGCTAAGTCTCTGGCCATCATAGTATGTGTGTTTGCCATCTGCTGGGCACCGTACACCCTACTGATGATCATCCGCGCTGCCTGCAGAGGGCAATGCATCCAGCATCACTGGTACGAGGTCACCTTCTGGCTCCTGTGGCTCAACTCTGCTATTAACCCATTCCTCTACCCGCTGTGCCACAGTAGCTTCCGCAGGGCCTTTAGCAAGATTCTCTGCCCAAAGCGGCACACTACTCCCCCATCATCTGTCCTACGCACTGGCCAGTGA